The following coding sequences are from one Triticum dicoccoides isolate Atlit2015 ecotype Zavitan chromosome 4A, WEW_v2.0, whole genome shotgun sequence window:
- the LOC119289701 gene encoding probable indole-3-pyruvate monooxygenase YUCCA10 encodes MENVVVLIVGAGPAGLATAACLSQFSIPYVIVEHESCSASLWRNRAYNRLKLHLAKEFCKNYSGMNVLVVGSGNSGMEIAYDLATHGANTSIVIRSPIHVMTKELIRLGMTLAHRLPLNLVDNVIVMAANLIFGDLSRHGIRRPKMGPMILKSKTGRSAVIDVGTVGLIKKGIIKVEGSISKIMGDIVEFQCSKNISFDAIVLATGYKSTTNIWLTNGESMLNDNGLPIKEYPNHWKGENGLYCAGLARRGLAGIAADAKNIANDIKSVIATMSG; translated from the exons ATGGAGAATGTTGTAGTGTTGATTGTTGGCGCTGGGCCAGCCGGCCTTGCAACAGCAGCATGCCTTAGTCAATTCTCAATTCCCTATGTCATTGTCGAGCATGAAAGCTGCAGCGCGTCACTTTGGCGCAACCGCGCCTACAATCGGCTCAAGCTGCATCTTGCAAAGGAGTTTT GCAAGAACTACTCTGGCATGAATGTATTGGTCGTTGGATCTGGCAACTCTGGAATGGAAATTGCTTATGACCTTGCGACCCATGGTGCAAATACCTCAATTGTTATACGAAGCCCG ATTCATGTAATGACAAAGGAATTAATTCGGTTGGGGATGACACTTGCTCACCGTCTTCCACTGAATCTAGTGGATAACGTCATTGTGATGGCTGCGAATTTAATATTTGGAGACCTATCGAGGCATGGCATCCGAAGGCCAAAAATGGGTCCAATGATCCTCAAGTCAAAAACCGGCCGATCTGCTGTTATTGATGTTGGCACTGTTGGGTTAATCAAAAAAGGTATCATCAAA GTAGAGGGGAGCATTAGTAAGATCATGGGCGATATAGTTGAATTTCAGTGCAGTAAAAATATATCATTTGATGCGATTGTGTTAGCAACTGGATACAAAAGCACAACAAATATATGGCTCACG AATGGTGAGAGCATGTTAAATGACAATGGACTGCCTATCAAAGAATATCCGAATCATTGGAAAGGTGAAAATGGGCTCTACTGTGCTGGGTTAGCAAGGAGAGGATTGGCTGGTATTGCAGCAGATGCCAAGAATATCGCCAATGACATCAAGTCAGTGATAGCCACTATGTCCGGCTAA